The DNA window GTCAAAGTGGGTTCATTGGAGAAGAATGTTAGAAGCTTAAAACATCTGGGAAGTAAATAGACAGAAATAAGTTTGGAAGAGATGTCTGAAGGCTGCTATGGTCAAAATCCTGTTTCTGGATGAACACATGGATTTATATACCTATAAAGCCAAGAACTTAGTGTAAATTAGATTctatggatattctcagctcagtcagagagaaagagaaaggttttctaaccaggcgagagcctgggaagcagttgggaaagaatgtaaataattctctaatctatcttgttgttcacattgtttatagatatgttctgctgctgtgtgtcattcactgcacaccaatggtgtgagatggttttactctaagaccaatgaaattaatccgcacgatgttctctatatatagagcggtgcatttgaaataaattggagttcattctctttgccttctaacttggagttcttctgttcccatcctgctcaacggCGACAGATTCTAACAGTTGATTCCAAGAATTGTTATTACTCTAGATctatttattacagaaaaagaaagaatgcatCTATGCATAAAAGTTttcagtaataataataataataataataataataataataatagtaatacaGTTAAAATTGCTACacacatattttttcattcctaTCCCTTTTTTCAAGCCATCCCTTATCATCCTATGCATGTGCTTTTCTACACTGTATCCTATCTCTCCATATCTCAGGACCTCTGCTATTATAGCAAGACTAGATTTCTCTATCCTACATCATCATGCCTGTAATAAATATCTCATTTGATAGAAAGGAATAATGtagtgtgttttttaaaaagtccatTTTATGTTTGCAATTAATTAGGTATTATCCTTGGGGCTTATGGATCTATATTCTACTTACATAGATGTGGATGTTCACAGCTGGATATTCATTAATACCTTGAAAATGATGCAAAGAAAGTGAATGAGTATCTCAAAGAGAGATTGAGGAGAGACCCTAAGtgaattttcagaaatgcagtaatttaaagaaattagaTCCTAACAAAATTAAGTTTGTAATCTTTATTCAAAAAAGTCTCATTCTGTTTCATTAGTTTTATTATTGCATCGTATTGCTGGGCTTAAATGATTCTCTGATATCCCTGATACCAGACAGAATTTTACCTGAgtagaagaaggaaaaagtttttGTAAGGCCGTATCATTTTATTGAGTTGGTCTTCTAAAAAGTCATGTCTAATCAAGTGTCCTTTTTAAAACAGGTATTGGTTTGCTTTGAAATATGGCTGTCAAGCTGCATTTAAACAAACAAGTAGCAGAGGTGCATCAGAAGCAGATCCTTCCAACTTCATTGAAAAACAAGCTATTGATGCAGTGACTGATATTAACATGCTCAGGGTGTTCAAGACTTTTCTTGAGACCACACCACaactttttcttcagatttaCATCCTCATGGAAAATGGCAAAACTCATTTCTATCAATGTAAGtctgtccttttccttctgttgcaAATTGAGTATGTTACTTAAAAATATAACTCATGACTGgacaacattttaaaagtacCTTGGAAAACATGCGTTACACTGTATTATTACTCTGCATTTAATTAGAATTTCTGTGTAGTAAATGGTCCATTTTGCTAAATCAATAAGAAGGAAGATTTCactataaaaatgaaaagtcatATTTAAATACGGTGCATCATAAATATAAAAGTCATAATATCTAATAAAACCATAATTATGCATCTCTTGAAAATAAGCTCTTAAATGCAATTAGCATATAATTTGCAGAGCAGTTTGATAAGTGTGGTTTTGATTACAGATTCTTTTAAAACTGCTAGCTAGGCATTTGGAAGTCAGTAACATAATTAAAGCAGGCCCGTGAGCTGTCACTACCATCACACATGTTACAGGTAAGGGACAGAGTCAAAACTAAATCTAAGGATATGTCAGTACTGTAGAATGCAACATAGTGAAGGGATACTGGTTCAACTCTCAGAAGCAAGACAGCAGCTGTACCATTTCCAGCTCTAAAACTAGCAGAATTACAGGCAGGATATTGACTTATTCAGGGTTGGAATTTATCTAACCAAATGGGGATACCTGCATTGATGTCTAGTATTCCTTCAAAGTCTACGGAGTCAAAATTTACTCATGGAAAAGGATCAGGCAAATCTCATCTAGGATATAACCATGTGAAGGATCAAATCTTAGTTATAGATTTCTACATTTTAGACACAGCAGATTCACATATATTGGTTGCTGAAACTTAAAATTTATGATCTATTTGCAATACTTTGGGAATTTCTAAGTCACCTGTGTATGGACATGGCAGATATGACATGCAACTTAGACAAGACCATTAAAGACCAGGGGCTGGCCAGGATATCATAAGCGTACCAAACAGGATCAGATGCCTAGATTTAAGTAACTAAAGTGAGCTTAAAATTATGGTGACTTGCTTTGGAGCAGAGAGTAAATATAAAACTGGGTTAAAGAAAGTGTTAGGAAAGCATGTCATTTTCTAAAACTTCATTCAGCAATCATAATGTAAAATAGTGTATCTTTTTCTCTGATGTaacatttttccttgtgttttgtttaGATGCTGCCATTATGATGTCTTTTTGTGGTATCTCCTTAACAATGGTTGATTATCAGATATCACTACGAAAATCTCTGCCTGACAAAGATGAATTTCGTGTGCTTTCCAAGTTCACATACCTCTTCTATAAATTGCTTACCATCACTTCATGGATACTCAGTATTTCATTGATCACTCTACTCAGTGTCAGAATTTCTGTAATTCTGATGATATTTCTTTGGATCGGTGGCTTCGCTTGGACTTTGAAACAGCATACAACATTTTGCAAGTCTAAGAAGATGGAATATCTGTACAGGACTGTAGTTGGAATCATtctaattttttcattttttaacataaaGGGGAGAAGAACAAAAGTCTGCATTTCTATTTA is part of the Vidua chalybeata isolate OUT-0048 chromosome 1, bVidCha1 merged haplotype, whole genome shotgun sequence genome and encodes:
- the XKR9 gene encoding XK-related protein 9, coding for MLRVFKTFLETTPQLFLQIYILMENGKTHFYQYAAIMMSFCGISLTMVDYQISLRKSLPDKDEFRVLSKFTYLFYKLLTITSWILSISLITLLSVRISVILMIFLWIGGFAWTLKQHTTFCKSKKMEYLYRTVVGIILIFSFFNIKGRRTKVCISIYYATHTVVTLGILFVYMFWKPSIIKEICFLTIVSILTVLSLVLGIIFLVVYYSHFHPSTYCTPQAYSDEVDGVAGQKVRVKTGRFQNFLMQ